A single genomic interval of Salvelinus sp. IW2-2015 unplaced genomic scaffold, ASM291031v2 Un_scaffold16312, whole genome shotgun sequence harbors:
- the LOC112080391 gene encoding spindlin-Z-like, with protein MKTPFGKTPGQRPRADGGNTGVSANLIKKKNSHKKQKNVGPSKPIAQPRRNIVGCRITHQWKEDTKVSQWKGTVLDQVPVNPSLYLIKYDGFDCIYGLELHKDERVQGLEVLPDRVAPARVSDAQLAETMIGKAVEHMFEQDEGPKEEWRGMVLARAPIMNTWFYITYEKDPVLYMYQLLDDYKEGDLRIMPDSNDSTPTEREPGEVVDSLVGKQVEYAKEDGGKRTGMVIHQVDAKPSVYFIKFDDDFHIYVYDLVKTS; from the exons ATGAAAACCCCATTTGGAAAGACACCAGGCCAGCGCCCCAGAGCTGATGGGG GGAATACTGGGGTATCTGCAAATCTGATCAAGAAGAAAAATTCCCACAA GAAGCAGAAGAATGTTGGTCCAAGCAAGCCTATTGCCCAACCCAGACGAAACATAGTGGGTTGCAGGATAACGCACCAGTGGAAGGAAGATACCAAGGTTTCCCAGTGGAAAGGAACAGTTCTCGATCAAGTCCCTGTCAACCCATCTCTCTACCTGATCAAGTATGATGGATTTGACTGCATCTATGGACTTGAGCTTCACAAAGATGAGAGGGTGCAAGGCCTGGAGGTTTTACCAGACCGAGTTG CTCCAGCTCGCGTCAGTGATGCACAGCTAGCAGAAACCATGATAGGCAAAGCAGTGGAGCACATGTTTGAGCAAGATGAAGGACcaaaggaggagtggaggggcaTGGTGCTAGCACGGGCTCCCATTATGAACACATGGTTCTACATTACTTACGAAAAGGACCCTGTTTTGTACATGTACCAGCTCTTGGATGACTACAAAGAGGGGGATCTCCGGATAATGCCTGATTCAA ATGACTCGACCCCAACCGAGAGAGAGCCTGGAGAAGTGGTGGATAGCCTTGTTGGCAAACAAGTGGAATATGCCAAAGAGGATGGCGGCAAAAGGACAGGCATGGTTATCCATCAGGTTGATGCCAAACCCTCTGTGTATTTCATCAAGTTTGATGACGACTTTCACATCTACGTCTACGATTTAGTAAAAACGTCTTAG